Proteins encoded in a region of the Stieleria neptunia genome:
- a CDS encoding DUF1570 domain-containing protein — protein MLELKLINAHAIAIRICLLCFTGLTVMATPAIGVETVTFRSDKKDLVNGAPMPTRTVVGEILVEAQDGGLMLQSDDGRIWMIQPDQIVERNSDDEAMQPVTADEMAERMKQELPHGFSIYRTAHYVIAHNTSDAYVKQVGLLFEQLYKGFYTFWKNQRWRLPEPKFPLVALVLADRNDFLKHAGAEVGDTAQLVIGYYHLSSNRMTTFNMPNLERNVATIIHEATHQLAYNCGLQRRFADNPMWISEGLAMFFESPDFQSASRWRGIGRVNQVNLKRWRNYLPVRPPNSLVTLLSDDDRFRSSDTATDAYAESWALTYFLLKTRREEYVEYLRKLSSGKPMAELTARERIEMFEETFDASVAEIDKYLVNYMRRVR, from the coding sequence ATGCTCGAATTGAAGTTGATCAACGCCCACGCGATTGCGATTCGAATTTGTCTTCTCTGCTTCACCGGCCTGACCGTGATGGCGACCCCGGCCATCGGCGTGGAAACCGTGACCTTTCGATCGGACAAAAAAGATCTGGTCAATGGTGCGCCGATGCCGACACGCACCGTCGTCGGCGAAATCCTGGTCGAGGCACAGGACGGGGGGTTGATGCTGCAAAGTGACGACGGCCGGATTTGGATGATCCAGCCCGATCAAATCGTTGAACGCAATTCCGACGACGAAGCGATGCAGCCGGTGACGGCCGACGAGATGGCCGAACGCATGAAACAGGAGTTGCCCCACGGCTTTTCCATCTATCGAACCGCCCACTATGTGATCGCCCACAACACATCCGATGCCTACGTCAAACAGGTCGGATTGCTGTTCGAGCAACTCTACAAAGGCTTTTACACGTTCTGGAAAAACCAACGCTGGCGGCTGCCCGAGCCCAAGTTTCCGCTGGTCGCCCTGGTGCTGGCCGACCGCAACGACTTTTTAAAACACGCCGGAGCGGAAGTCGGAGACACGGCCCAATTGGTCATCGGTTACTACCACCTGTCCAGCAACCGGATGACGACGTTCAACATGCCCAACCTGGAACGCAACGTCGCGACCATCATTCACGAAGCCACGCATCAACTGGCCTACAACTGCGGCCTGCAACGACGATTCGCCGACAACCCGATGTGGATCAGCGAAGGGTTGGCGATGTTTTTTGAATCGCCCGATTTCCAAAGTGCGTCACGCTGGCGCGGGATCGGTCGCGTCAACCAGGTGAATCTCAAACGCTGGCGAAATTACTTGCCGGTCCGTCCCCCCAATTCGCTCGTCACGTTGCTGTCCGACGACGATCGGTTTCGCAGCTCCGATACCGCCACCGATGCCTACGCCGAGAGCTGGGCACTGACCTATTTCTTGCTCAAAACGCGACGGGAAGAGTACGTGGAGTATTTGCGGAAACTGAGCAGCGGAAAACCGATGGCCGAATTGACCGCGCGAGAACGTATCGAAATGTTCGAAGAAACCTTCGACGCCTCGGTCGCCGAGATCGACAAGTACCTCGTCAACTACATGCGCCGCGTCCGCTAG
- a CDS encoding c-type cytochrome, protein MNPASLRLIPSPAALTTSRNVAAICLSALCVAFVVPDAAAQNGAAKAKARKAAAKPARSKTVGPAIGGNTATPIDRIKAAEGFEVELLYSVPGEEQGSWVNLCTDDKGRILVSDQFGGLYRITPPPAGETLQTADVEKVPADIRAVNGMVWAFGALYVGVNDYEQKIPSGLYRVSDSDGDDSLDKVELLHEVKSRSDHGVHALMPTPDGKALYLVTGNNTTPPPLADSSPVRQVWGEDHLLPSMPDGRGHNRGVLAPGGIIYRVSPDGQTFEAYASGFRNVFDAAVNRDGELFTYDADMEYDFNTPWYRPTRICHVTSGAEFGWRNGAGKRMPFYADNLPGVLDIGPGSPTGTTFGYGAKFPAKYQDALYALDWSWGKLYAIHLEPSGSSYTATKEEFVTGAPLPITDAIICPQDGAMYFTIGGRRVQSGLYRVTYVGDQSTEPVQAKAAKNKARDTRHMLEAFHGQQAPQAISVAWPYLSDQDRFIRFAARTAIEHQPIDQWADKALNESDPAKQVEALLALARVAGVCPQHRDDSTAAVDTQMRDKLLDAVIAIDVPSLTETQQLTLHRATQIIFNRFGRPDDAMVDRLIAKLDPLFPAATPELNWLLCETLAWLQSPTVAEKAIALIHDAPTQEEQMQYARSIRMLKAGWTPELHTAYFEWFLKAANYKGGASFDQFIKFIRDDAVASLSETQRTEMAELLARKPVKKSALENLGQIFEGRPETKWTLEELSAAARTGLQQRDFENGRKMFAATGCYACHRFGDQGGMTGPDLTSAGRRYSPHDLLDQVIHPSKVINDQFSAVKVLTDDGRIHVGVVVNLNGDSMTLNTDLTNPNARVNIDRKTIEEMMVSKTSAMPEGLFNRMTQDEILDLVAYLISAGDPKHEFFQN, encoded by the coding sequence ATGAACCCAGCCTCCCTCCGATTGATCCCCTCCCCGGCGGCGCTGACGACCAGCCGGAACGTCGCTGCGATCTGCCTGTCGGCACTCTGCGTTGCCTTCGTCGTCCCCGATGCGGCGGCCCAAAATGGGGCAGCCAAAGCCAAGGCTCGCAAAGCCGCAGCAAAACCGGCGCGGTCCAAGACCGTCGGTCCGGCCATCGGCGGCAATACCGCGACTCCGATCGATCGGATCAAGGCTGCCGAGGGGTTTGAAGTGGAACTGCTGTATTCGGTTCCCGGCGAAGAACAGGGCTCCTGGGTCAATCTCTGCACCGACGACAAAGGCCGGATTCTGGTCAGCGATCAATTCGGCGGCTTGTATCGCATCACACCGCCGCCGGCCGGCGAAACCCTCCAGACCGCGGACGTCGAAAAAGTCCCGGCCGACATCCGAGCGGTCAACGGAATGGTCTGGGCCTTCGGAGCGCTCTACGTCGGCGTCAACGACTACGAACAAAAAATCCCCTCCGGACTGTACCGGGTCAGCGATAGTGACGGCGACGACAGCTTGGACAAGGTCGAATTGCTTCACGAAGTCAAATCCAGAAGCGATCACGGCGTTCATGCACTGATGCCGACCCCCGACGGAAAAGCACTGTATCTGGTCACCGGCAACAACACGACGCCGCCGCCGCTGGCGGACAGCTCGCCGGTGCGTCAGGTCTGGGGCGAAGACCACTTGTTGCCCAGCATGCCCGACGGACGCGGACACAACCGCGGCGTGCTCGCCCCCGGCGGCATCATCTACCGTGTCTCTCCCGACGGGCAAACCTTCGAAGCCTACGCGTCCGGATTTCGCAACGTGTTTGACGCCGCGGTCAATCGTGACGGCGAGCTGTTCACCTATGACGCCGACATGGAATACGACTTCAACACGCCGTGGTATCGCCCGACGCGGATTTGCCACGTGACCAGTGGCGCCGAGTTCGGCTGGCGAAACGGTGCCGGAAAACGAATGCCGTTTTACGCCGACAACCTGCCCGGCGTCCTTGATATCGGCCCGGGGTCTCCGACCGGCACGACGTTCGGCTACGGTGCCAAATTCCCCGCCAAGTACCAAGACGCCCTGTACGCACTCGATTGGAGCTGGGGAAAACTGTACGCGATTCACCTGGAACCGAGCGGGTCGTCGTACACCGCGACCAAAGAAGAGTTCGTGACCGGCGCCCCACTGCCGATCACCGATGCGATCATCTGTCCCCAAGACGGGGCGATGTATTTCACGATCGGCGGGCGACGCGTGCAATCGGGCCTGTACCGCGTGACCTATGTCGGCGATCAGTCGACCGAACCCGTCCAAGCCAAGGCGGCAAAAAACAAAGCCCGCGACACTCGACACATGCTGGAAGCCTTTCATGGTCAACAGGCCCCCCAAGCGATCTCGGTCGCGTGGCCGTACCTTTCCGATCAAGATCGCTTCATTCGATTTGCCGCCCGCACCGCCATCGAGCACCAACCGATCGATCAATGGGCCGACAAAGCGTTGAACGAATCGGACCCAGCCAAGCAAGTCGAAGCGCTGCTGGCCCTGGCGCGCGTGGCGGGCGTTTGCCCACAACATCGCGACGATTCGACTGCCGCGGTCGACACCCAGATGCGAGACAAATTGCTGGACGCAGTGATCGCGATCGACGTGCCAAGCCTGACCGAAACGCAGCAACTGACACTCCACCGGGCAACGCAAATCATTTTCAATCGATTCGGCCGTCCCGATGACGCCATGGTCGACCGCTTGATCGCCAAGTTGGACCCGCTGTTTCCGGCCGCGACGCCGGAATTGAATTGGTTGTTGTGCGAAACGCTCGCCTGGCTGCAATCGCCGACGGTCGCTGAAAAGGCAATCGCGTTGATCCACGACGCCCCCACGCAAGAAGAGCAGATGCAATATGCTCGTTCGATTCGCATGCTGAAAGCCGGCTGGACGCCCGAGTTGCACACCGCGTACTTCGAGTGGTTTTTGAAGGCGGCCAATTACAAAGGCGGTGCCAGTTTCGATCAGTTCATCAAATTCATTCGCGACGATGCGGTGGCCTCGCTGAGTGAAACGCAACGAACCGAGATGGCGGAACTGTTGGCCCGCAAGCCGGTCAAAAAGTCCGCGTTGGAGAACTTGGGCCAGATCTTTGAGGGCCGCCCCGAAACGAAGTGGACGCTGGAAGAATTGTCGGCCGCCGCTCGCACCGGGTTGCAGCAACGCGACTTTGAAAATGGTCGAAAAATGTTCGCCGCGACCGGCTGTTATGCCTGTCACCGATTCGGCGACCAAGGCGGCATGACCGGACCCGACCTGACGTCGGCCGGACGCCGTTACTCGCCGCACGATCTGTTGGATCAAGTGATCCATCCCAGCAAGGTGATCAACGACCAGTTTTCGGCAGTCAAAGTTCTGACCGACGACGGCCGCATTCACGTCGGTGTCGTGGTCAACCTGAACGGCGATTCGATGACGCTCAATACCGATCTGACCAATCCCAATGCTCGCGTCAACATCGACCGCAAGACGATCGAAGAAATGATGGTCTCCAAAAC